From a single Ascaphus truei isolate aAscTru1 unplaced genomic scaffold, aAscTru1.hap1 HAP1_SCAFFOLD_3251, whole genome shotgun sequence genomic region:
- the LOC142483467 gene encoding rho GTPase-activating protein 1-like translates to HDENLRSSLKSIPTSQKPTPPRPPLPNQQFGVSLQQLRNKSAENAHVPQVVQETVTYLKQNAMSTEGIFRRSANTQVVREVQQKYNMGVQVSFQQYDDVHLPAVILKTLLRELPEPLLTFNLYSYVVGFSGIEKEKQVESTCHVLRTLPEENYEVLRFLTSFLVQVSAHSAENKMTNTNLAVVFGPNLLWAKDVALTLKAINPINTFTKFLLDQQRELFEDPEP, encoded by the exons gcatgaCGAGAACCTCCGATCCTCCTTAAAGTCGATTCCAACCAGCCAGAAGCCCACCCCTCCTCGCCCTCCACTTCCAAATCAGCAGTTTGGGGTCTCCCTGCAGCA GCTAAGAAATAAGAGCGCTGAGAATGCGCACGTACCCCAAGTTGTGCAGGAGACGGTCACTTACCTGAAGCAGAACG CTATGAGCACCGAGGGTATCTTTCGGAGATCGGCAAACACGCAGGTGGTGCGGGAGGTGCAGCAGAAATATAATATGG GAGTCCAGGTCAGTTTCCAGCAGTACGATGATGTTCACCTTCCTGCAGTCATCCTCAAGACATTGCTGCGGGAGCTGCCCGAGCCGCTGCTGACCTTTAACCTTTACAGTTACGTTGTGGGGTTCTCCG GCATTGAGAAGGAGAAGCAGGTGGAATCCACGTGCCACGTTCTGCGGACGCTGCCCGAGGAGAATTACGAAGTGCTGCGATTCCTCACTTCGTTTCTGGTGCAG GTCTCCGCTCACAGTGCTGAGAACAAGATGACAAACACTAACTTGGCTGTGGTGTTCGGTCCAAACCTCCTATGGGCAAAAGATGTGGCCCTCACTCTGAAAGCCATAAACCCCATCAACACCTTCACCAAGTTCCTGCTGGACCAACAGAGGGAGCTGTTTGAGGATCCTGAGCCCTAA